A single window of Cytobacillus dafuensis DNA harbors:
- a CDS encoding nitroreductase family protein — protein sequence MTEFKALIKERRSASNFLPDHPISKEELNKIFEMVKFAPSAFNLQHANYLVVTDNEDKEKLRAAAYGQYKVFSSSAVIIVTGDKLAYKDAARINEGLLMLGILNKQEYDHEVEDTTSLYINRGEIFQRDEAIRNASLSAMMFMLAAKDKGWDTCPMIGFDSEAVKDVLNISDEQEVVMMITIGKEKVSSRRPRGYRKPVDEFVTYID from the coding sequence TTGACAGAATTTAAAGCATTAATAAAAGAAAGAAGGTCAGCAAGTAATTTTTTGCCTGATCATCCTATATCAAAAGAAGAATTAAACAAAATATTTGAAATGGTAAAGTTTGCACCGTCCGCTTTTAACCTGCAGCATGCAAATTATCTAGTTGTTACAGATAATGAAGATAAAGAAAAGTTAAGAGCAGCAGCATATGGTCAATATAAAGTATTTTCATCCTCTGCCGTCATAATCGTAACAGGAGATAAATTAGCCTATAAAGACGCGGCAAGAATAAATGAAGGTTTACTCATGTTAGGAATTCTTAATAAACAAGAATATGATCATGAGGTTGAAGATACAACTTCATTATATATAAACAGAGGTGAAATATTTCAAAGAGATGAGGCCATCCGAAATGCTTCCCTCTCTGCGATGATGTTCATGCTGGCTGCAAAGGATAAGGGATGGGATACTTGTCCGATGATTGGATTTGATTCAGAAGCCGTTAAGGATGTTTTAAATATAAGTGATGAGCAAGAAGTTGTTATGATGATAACGATTGGGAAAGAAAAGGTTTCAAGCAGAAGACCTAGGGGATATCGTAAACCAGTTGATGAATTTGTCACTTATATTGATTAA
- a CDS encoding TVP38/TMEM64 family protein yields MEAILLNWFPPNPILAVLLSLTLNIIVAISGILPSAFITAGNIVFFGFEAGLLVSITGEAAGAIVSFVLYRKGLIKLSSNFKKSESKLLQKLKNTAGAEAVLLVLALRILPFIPSGAVTLTAAYSKMKLLSFSIASTLGKIPSLFIEAYSTNQLLSLELELQLGVILLLFILANSYYLIKRKYKRKK; encoded by the coding sequence ATGGAAGCTATTTTACTAAACTGGTTTCCACCTAATCCAATTCTTGCTGTTCTCCTTAGTTTAACTTTAAATATTATTGTTGCTATATCTGGTATTTTACCTAGTGCATTTATCACAGCTGGAAACATTGTCTTTTTTGGATTTGAAGCTGGGCTATTGGTTTCGATTACTGGGGAAGCAGCTGGTGCGATTGTGAGTTTTGTTCTATACAGAAAAGGATTAATAAAGCTTTCATCTAACTTTAAAAAATCAGAGTCTAAGCTTTTACAAAAGTTAAAAAATACAGCTGGAGCAGAAGCTGTGTTACTTGTACTTGCCCTCAGGATTTTACCTTTCATTCCTTCTGGAGCTGTTACACTAACTGCAGCTTACAGCAAAATGAAACTGCTATCATTTAGTATTGCTAGTACTTTAGGTAAAATCCCCTCGCTATTTATAGAAGCATATTCTACTAACCAATTACTGTCATTGGAACTCGAATTGCAGCTTGGTGTCATTCTTTTACTTTTTATACTTGCAAACTCTTATTATCTAATAAAAAGAAAATACAAAAGAAAAAAATAA
- a CDS encoding LLM class flavin-dependent oxidoreductase: protein MEQYRIDPNKGLEFGLYSIGDHILNPFTGSRISAEQRIHELIEASKLADEAGLDVFAVGESHQTHFTTQAHTVILGAIAQATKNIKIASSATVLSTSDPVRVYEDFATLDLISRGRAEIVAGRGSRIGAYSLLGYDVRDYEELFEEKMELLMKLNNENRITWEGKFRAPLENAYILPQPPNGHMPIWRAVGGPPASAIKAGDAGVPMMLTTLGGPAINFKISVDAYREALERSGFDSSKLPIATTSLFYTAENSQDALSEYYPHINTGMRALRGGGYPKQQFEEAIDYRDALMVGSPQQIIEKMLYQYELYGQQRFMAQIDFGGVPFDKIAKNIELIATDILPAIKKHTAKK from the coding sequence ATGGAACAATATCGCATTGATCCAAATAAAGGACTCGAATTCGGTTTATATTCGATTGGTGATCATATACTAAATCCATTTACAGGAAGTCGTATTAGCGCCGAACAGCGTATTCATGAATTAATCGAAGCAAGTAAGCTTGCAGATGAGGCAGGACTAGACGTATTTGCTGTCGGAGAAAGTCATCAAACGCATTTTACAACCCAAGCACATACGGTCATTTTAGGGGCAATTGCACAAGCAACGAAAAATATTAAAATTGCCAGTTCGGCAACGGTGTTAAGTACGTCAGACCCCGTTCGTGTGTATGAAGATTTTGCGACATTAGATTTAATTTCAAGAGGTCGAGCTGAAATTGTTGCTGGGCGCGGCTCACGAATTGGGGCATATAGCTTGCTTGGCTATGATGTCCGTGATTATGAGGAATTATTTGAAGAAAAAATGGAACTTCTAATGAAGTTAAATAACGAGAATAGAATAACGTGGGAAGGAAAATTTCGTGCGCCACTGGAAAATGCCTATATTCTTCCACAGCCCCCAAATGGCCATATGCCGATTTGGCGTGCTGTAGGTGGCCCACCGGCAAGTGCCATTAAAGCAGGCGATGCAGGTGTACCGATGATGCTGACGACGCTTGGTGGTCCAGCCATTAATTTTAAAATTTCTGTAGATGCGTATCGTGAGGCATTAGAGCGAAGTGGCTTTGACTCAAGCAAACTGCCAATTGCTACAACGAGTCTATTCTACACAGCGGAAAATTCACAGGATGCACTGAGTGAATACTACCCACACATCAATACAGGCATGCGGGCTTTAAGAGGCGGAGGTTATCCAAAGCAACAATTTGAAGAAGCAATTGACTATCGTGATGCGTTAATGGTTGGCAGCCCCCAGCAAATCATTGAAAAAATGCTCTATCAATATGAATTATACGGTCAACAAAGATTTATGGCCCAAATTGACTTTGGTGGCGTACCATTCGATAAAATTGCGAAAAATATTGAACTGATTGCAACAGATATCCTGCCAGCAATCAAGAAACATACAGCAAAAAAATAA
- a CDS encoding SDR family NAD(P)-dependent oxidoreductase, whose translation MNKKAVVMITGASKGLGRALTLAFAKQGMRLAICARGEGLLREVEQEARELGAEVIAVSADSTDVKDVNRFVSIVEEAFGSIDVLINNASIFGPGPTLLADYPDHEFSEVLRVNVLNPFLVTKRVLPGMLTRNKGRILNVTSEAGKTGFAEWGAYGISKFAVEGLTQTWADELQDTGVSMGMVDPGEMNTEMHEIAVPDCDYELGDPNEVAKVFVHLALDEMMEVNGKRFEAQTFLQEKRDVL comes from the coding sequence ATGAACAAAAAAGCGGTTGTCATGATTACTGGAGCATCAAAAGGTCTTGGAAGAGCATTGACATTGGCATTTGCAAAACAAGGGATGCGGCTTGCCATTTGTGCAAGAGGGGAAGGACTGTTGCGTGAGGTAGAACAAGAAGCACGGGAGCTCGGCGCTGAAGTCATCGCAGTAAGTGCTGATAGTACTGACGTAAAGGATGTTAATCGTTTCGTATCGATTGTAGAAGAAGCATTTGGAAGCATAGATGTCCTAATTAATAATGCATCAATATTTGGACCGGGGCCAACGCTGCTGGCTGATTATCCGGATCATGAATTTTCTGAAGTGCTTCGGGTGAATGTGTTGAATCCTTTCCTTGTCACGAAGCGTGTATTACCAGGCATGTTAACACGTAATAAAGGGAGAATCCTTAATGTAACATCGGAAGCAGGAAAAACAGGATTTGCCGAATGGGGAGCGTATGGTATCTCTAAGTTTGCAGTAGAAGGCTTAACACAAACATGGGCTGATGAATTGCAAGATACAGGTGTTAGTATGGGGATGGTGGATCCAGGTGAAATGAATACGGAGATGCATGAGATTGCGGTTCCGGATTGTGATTATGAGCTTGGTGACCCGAATGAGGTTGCAAAAGTATTTGTTCACCTTGCGTTAGATGAAATGATGGAAGTGAATGGGAAGCGGTTTGAAGCACAGACCTTTTTACAAGAGAAGAGGGATGTTCTATGA
- a CDS encoding sensor histidine kinase, with protein MNKLSIKIGTLFFLIIFSLETFMFFFLHSAMVDSRVEEELSALQARGNSHRAILEKHFDANTIAHITLMESEANTDVVITNRNGKVLDSSDKVDQFYKYLKMTNSKIPREGKIVEGNWREEPIIATVSPVEQNGEVAGYIYMFQDTQSVHALIDRLNEHFLLAGLISVSLTVIIIFFLSKALTKPLIKMKDATSQISKGNFDVTLAKRGNDELGELAKSIQLLANDLNYLKKERNEFLSSISHELRTPLTYIKGYTDIVLKRNLPINEQQKYLNIILEETNRLSDLIKDLFDLAKIDKNTFIIEKEQIDLNEFLLTIERKLSPAFLENKMRLEIICPSNVFIKADPSRLEQIILNLLDNSMKYSSKGGVTAISVTKLKQSVQITIKDTGKGIPEDDIPFIFNRFYRVDKSRTRSLGGTGLGLAIVKELVDKHEAEITVKSELGKGTEFSLIFKG; from the coding sequence TTGAATAAACTTTCCATAAAGATTGGTACACTGTTTTTTTTAATAATATTTTCCTTAGAAACGTTCATGTTTTTCTTTCTGCACTCCGCAATGGTTGATTCAAGAGTGGAAGAAGAGCTGTCTGCATTACAAGCAAGAGGGAATTCCCACAGAGCCATTCTTGAAAAACATTTTGATGCTAACACCATCGCTCATATTACCCTTATGGAATCAGAAGCGAACACTGATGTCGTTATCACAAACCGGAACGGAAAGGTGCTAGACTCTTCCGACAAAGTTGACCAATTTTATAAGTACTTAAAAATGACAAATTCTAAAATTCCAAGGGAAGGAAAAATTGTAGAAGGAAACTGGCGAGAAGAGCCCATTATTGCCACTGTTAGTCCAGTTGAACAAAATGGAGAAGTTGCAGGGTATATTTATATGTTCCAAGATACACAATCCGTTCATGCTTTAATCGATCGTTTGAATGAACATTTTCTACTTGCCGGATTGATTTCCGTTAGTTTAACAGTTATTATTATTTTCTTTCTTTCAAAAGCTCTTACTAAACCATTAATAAAAATGAAGGATGCCACTTCCCAAATCAGCAAAGGAAACTTTGATGTTACTCTGGCGAAAAGAGGAAACGATGAGCTAGGAGAGCTAGCCAAATCGATCCAATTGTTAGCAAACGATCTAAATTATTTAAAGAAAGAACGCAATGAATTCTTATCGAGCATTTCGCATGAACTAAGAACTCCATTAACCTATATTAAAGGATATACGGATATTGTCCTAAAACGAAATCTGCCTATTAATGAACAGCAAAAATATTTAAATATTATTCTTGAAGAGACCAATCGACTTTCGGATCTCATTAAAGATTTATTTGATTTAGCGAAAATTGATAAGAATACCTTTATCATCGAGAAGGAGCAAATAGACCTAAATGAATTCCTGTTAACCATTGAAAGAAAACTTTCCCCGGCTTTTTTGGAAAATAAAATGAGATTGGAGATTATCTGCCCTTCTAATGTTTTTATTAAGGCAGACCCTTCTAGATTAGAACAAATCATCCTTAATCTTTTAGATAATTCAATGAAATACTCATCCAAAGGTGGAGTAACTGCAATAAGCGTGACAAAGCTCAAACAATCTGTTCAAATAACCATAAAAGATACTGGCAAAGGAATACCTGAAGACGATATTCCATTTATTTTTAACCGATTTTATCGTGTAGATAAGTCCCGAACGAGATCTTTGGGAGGCACCGGACTTGGACTTGCCATTGTGAAAGAACTCGTTGATAAGCACGAAGCCGAAATTACTGTTAAAAGTGAGTTAGGAAAAGGTACAGAGTTTTCATTAATATTTAAGGGGTAG
- a CDS encoding ring-cleaving dioxygenase, which yields MYKIPGHHHISMITKNAQINNQFYQKVLGLRRVKKTVNQDNPSMYHLFYGDLTGSAGTELSFFEMPMAGRTIRGTNAITQIGLLVPSFESLEYWKKRFEQFDVKHGEITTYAGRAALPFEDTEGLRLVLLNNNGEETPAYWSAWEDSSVDLEQRILGMGTVEITVRYLNRTARTLRDMLGYEEVARSDQEAIYQSVAGQAFGEIVVKEQVGPSEKPGRGSIHHLAIRVKNEEELVFWDEVVKEQGFQSTGVVDRFYFKSLYFRDSNGILFEMATDGPGFTVDSTVEALGKKLDLPPFLEDKRAEIEAGLKPID from the coding sequence ATGTATAAAATTCCTGGACATCATCATATTTCAATGATTACAAAAAATGCTCAAATAAATAATCAATTTTATCAAAAAGTATTAGGTTTGAGGCGAGTAAAAAAGACTGTTAACCAAGATAACCCTTCTATGTATCACCTGTTTTACGGAGATTTAACGGGGAGTGCAGGGACAGAGCTATCTTTCTTTGAAATGCCGATGGCGGGAAGAACGATTCGTGGCACAAATGCCATTACTCAAATTGGTTTGCTTGTTCCATCATTTGAAAGTCTGGAATATTGGAAAAAGCGTTTTGAGCAATTCGATGTTAAGCATGGAGAAATCACTACGTATGCTGGCCGGGCTGCACTTCCATTTGAGGATACGGAAGGGCTGCGCCTTGTTTTACTTAATAATAATGGCGAAGAGACACCCGCATACTGGTCGGCATGGGAAGATTCCAGCGTCGATCTGGAGCAACGTATTTTAGGAATGGGGACTGTGGAGATTACTGTACGTTATTTGAATCGAACGGCAAGAACTTTAAGGGATATGCTTGGCTATGAAGAAGTGGCTCGTTCAGATCAAGAGGCTATCTATCAGTCTGTTGCCGGTCAAGCATTTGGTGAAATTGTAGTGAAGGAGCAGGTGGGACCGAGTGAAAAGCCAGGTCGAGGAAGCATTCATCATTTGGCGATTCGTGTGAAGAACGAGGAAGAGCTCGTGTTTTGGGACGAAGTGGTGAAAGAACAAGGCTTCCAATCAACAGGCGTTGTCGATCGCTTTTATTTCAAAAGCTTATATTTCCGTGATTCGAATGGAATTTTATTTGAAATGGCGACAGATGGACCTGGATTTACGGTTGATTCAACGGTTGAAGCATTAGGAAAAAAATTAGATTTACCGCCATTTTTAGAAGATAAACGTGCAGAAATTGAAGCAGGATTAAAACCAATTGATTAA
- a CDS encoding urease accessory protein UreH domain-containing protein, with the protein MYDFFSQISNLLTQPLVNIGLSTTGLPILSAFVLGIVGALAPCQFTGNLGAITVYGNQSIQQKIAWKSVLFFTFGKIAVFSSLGILVWLLGSEVKNSLISYFPWIRRIVGPMFIFIGLFMIGIIKFHKSFSFGSIQERLQQKGNLGAFFMGVSFTLGFCPTMFTLFFMTLIPMAASVSYGAVLPIIFAIGTSLPLIIAIFLIWYLDLGGSLIKKKGRKLGTVVQKLAGGLMIILGILDTITYWSF; encoded by the coding sequence ATGTATGATTTTTTCAGCCAAATTAGCAATTTATTAACTCAACCGTTGGTAAATATCGGGCTAAGTACAACAGGTCTTCCTATTCTATCTGCATTCGTATTAGGAATTGTCGGGGCATTGGCTCCATGCCAATTTACGGGGAATTTAGGTGCGATCACAGTATATGGAAATCAATCCATTCAACAAAAAATTGCTTGGAAAAGTGTTCTGTTCTTCACCTTTGGAAAAATAGCCGTTTTTTCTAGCTTAGGTATTTTAGTATGGTTATTAGGAAGCGAAGTTAAAAACTCTTTAATCTCTTATTTTCCTTGGATTAGAAGAATTGTCGGCCCGATGTTTATCTTTATTGGTCTTTTTATGATAGGTATTATAAAATTTCATAAATCTTTTTCTTTTGGCAGCATCCAAGAAAGATTGCAGCAAAAGGGAAATTTAGGTGCATTTTTTATGGGGGTAAGTTTTACACTAGGATTTTGTCCTACTATGTTTACTTTATTTTTTATGACGCTTATCCCCATGGCCGCTTCAGTAAGCTACGGTGCAGTTCTACCAATTATCTTTGCAATAGGGACCTCTTTGCCATTGATTATTGCCATTTTTTTAATATGGTATTTGGATCTAGGAGGATCATTAATCAAAAAGAAGGGGCGCAAGCTTGGCACAGTGGTTCAAAAACTAGCTGGCGGACTAATGATCATTTTAGGGATTCTCGATACGATAACTTACTGGAGTTTTTGA
- a CDS encoding MarR family winged helix-turn-helix transcriptional regulator encodes MRNNTLGSLIWLRLMRFTNHSNQLSNDFLKRFDLTTAQFDVLVQIHVYQPLTQMELAEKVTVTQGGISRMLVRLEKEDYIVRKQDWKTKTISLTEKGEEILQEALPAQLAFQTSFFNDVLNEEETKTLYTLITRVHKHSLKKELPLE; translated from the coding sequence ATGCGCAATAATACGTTGGGGTCATTAATCTGGTTACGTTTAATGCGTTTTACGAACCATAGTAACCAGCTGTCGAATGATTTTTTAAAGCGCTTTGATTTAACTACAGCACAATTTGATGTACTCGTGCAAATTCATGTATATCAGCCACTCACGCAGATGGAATTAGCTGAAAAAGTAACGGTCACGCAAGGTGGCATTTCTCGTATGCTCGTTCGGCTTGAGAAAGAAGACTATATTGTACGGAAGCAAGATTGGAAAACGAAAACAATTAGCTTAACGGAAAAGGGTGAAGAGATATTACAAGAGGCTTTGCCAGCTCAACTAGCGTTTCAAACGTCATTTTTTAATGATGTATTAAATGAAGAAGAAACAAAAACATTGTACACGCTGATAACTCGTGTACATAAACATAGCCTAAAAAAAGAATTACCGCTTGAGTAA
- a CDS encoding response regulator transcription factor translates to MKTILLVDDEPLMLDLLSLYLTPAGYKCIKFPSAEDALVYLESYQTDLVLLDIMMPEMDGWEACREIRKHWDIPIIMLTAMSEKPDIVKGLKIGADDYISKPFDEEELLARIEATLRRNKSKNGRVAFQGLVLDLNSFVLQYNKKEISLTPKEFAMMDLFLNHINKVFTREHFITSIWGYGVSTEDRTIDSHVRNLRDKLRKAGFPADEHLVTVWGVGYKWAGKV, encoded by the coding sequence ATGAAAACAATACTATTAGTCGATGACGAACCACTTATGCTTGATTTACTATCACTATATTTAACTCCTGCAGGTTACAAATGTATAAAATTCCCTTCAGCAGAAGATGCCCTTGTTTATTTAGAATCTTACCAAACTGACCTCGTCTTACTTGATATCATGATGCCAGAAATGGACGGATGGGAAGCATGTCGTGAAATTAGAAAACATTGGGATATCCCCATTATTATGCTTACTGCGATGAGCGAGAAACCTGATATTGTGAAGGGATTAAAAATTGGTGCAGATGATTATATTTCTAAGCCTTTTGACGAAGAAGAATTGCTTGCAAGAATAGAAGCTACTTTACGAAGAAACAAAAGCAAGAATGGCAGAGTAGCCTTTCAAGGTCTAGTATTGGATTTAAATTCCTTTGTCCTTCAATATAATAAAAAGGAAATCTCGTTAACACCTAAGGAATTTGCGATGATGGATTTATTTTTAAATCATATCAATAAAGTCTTTACAAGAGAACACTTCATCACTTCTATATGGGGGTACGGGGTGTCAACAGAAGATCGCACTATTGATTCCCATGTTAGAAATTTACGGGATAAGCTTAGAAAGGCAGGTTTCCCTGCTGATGAACATCTGGTTACTGTGTGGGGTGTAGGGTATAAATGGGCTGGGAAGGTATAA